One part of the Anaeromyxobacter sp. Fw109-5 genome encodes these proteins:
- a CDS encoding efflux RND transporter periplasmic adaptor subunit: MATHNPVPKHAPDPGERPAPAEGPVLARPPPPIRMSWPRRIAAAVFVVAVAAVTVASLRPRPQPPIGIQATTARKGSITRIVTAAGKLQAATEVKLSSNISGDLLELTVKEGARVTKGQVLGRIDARRFSAQVSQQEASRSSAAADLQSQKVNVEQLEQELARVERLAGTGNASDAEVEQARAKLAAERARADAARGRIQQADASLREARHLLSLTTLVSPIDGVVTKREKQVGERVRGSDFSEDVILVISTLSQMEVKVEVGEHEVVFVKEGDTADVEIDALPEKKFPAQVVEVARNATVKNQGTEGEVTTFFVRLALTEPVPGALPGMSGQASIATDTRDGAVVVPIQAVTVRTEKELRGEGEARAEGAEPPPQQAGGAPGQPGKKPRREPLRKVVFVVDGGVAKVREVETGLASDTELEIVKGLAEGEKVVEGPYRVLSRELADGKPVTEEAPGGKGAKGRKG, from the coding sequence ATGGCGACGCACAACCCCGTCCCGAAGCATGCCCCCGATCCCGGCGAGCGCCCCGCGCCCGCCGAGGGCCCCGTCCTGGCGCGCCCGCCTCCGCCCATCCGCATGAGCTGGCCGAGGCGGATCGCCGCGGCCGTGTTCGTGGTCGCCGTCGCCGCCGTCACGGTGGCGTCGCTCCGGCCCCGGCCGCAGCCGCCCATCGGCATCCAGGCGACCACCGCGCGAAAGGGCAGCATCACGCGCATCGTCACCGCCGCCGGGAAGCTCCAGGCCGCCACCGAGGTGAAGCTGTCGTCGAACATCTCCGGCGACCTCCTCGAGCTCACCGTGAAGGAGGGCGCGCGGGTCACGAAGGGCCAGGTGCTCGGCCGCATCGACGCGCGCCGCTTCAGCGCGCAGGTCTCGCAGCAGGAGGCCTCGCGGTCCTCGGCCGCGGCGGATCTCCAGTCGCAGAAGGTCAACGTCGAGCAGCTCGAGCAGGAGCTCGCCCGCGTGGAGCGGCTGGCGGGGACCGGCAACGCGAGCGACGCGGAGGTCGAGCAGGCCCGGGCCAAGCTCGCCGCCGAGCGCGCCCGCGCCGACGCGGCGCGCGGCCGCATCCAGCAGGCCGACGCGTCGCTGCGCGAGGCGCGCCACCTCCTCTCGCTCACCACCCTCGTCTCGCCCATCGACGGCGTGGTCACGAAGCGCGAGAAGCAGGTCGGCGAGCGGGTGCGCGGCTCGGACTTCTCGGAGGACGTCATCCTCGTCATCTCCACCCTCTCGCAGATGGAGGTGAAGGTGGAGGTCGGCGAGCACGAGGTGGTGTTCGTGAAGGAGGGAGACACCGCCGACGTCGAGATCGACGCCCTGCCCGAGAAGAAGTTCCCCGCCCAGGTGGTGGAGGTGGCCCGCAACGCCACGGTGAAGAACCAGGGCACCGAGGGCGAGGTCACGACCTTCTTCGTGCGGCTCGCGCTGACCGAGCCGGTGCCGGGCGCGCTCCCCGGGATGAGCGGGCAGGCGTCCATCGCGACCGACACGCGCGACGGCGCCGTGGTCGTCCCGATCCAGGCGGTGACGGTGCGGACGGAGAAGGAGCTGCGCGGCGAGGGCGAGGCCCGGGCCGAGGGCGCCGAGCCGCCCCCGCAGCAGGCCGGCGGCGCGCCGGGCCAGCCCGGCAAGAAGCCGCGCCGCGAGCCCCTCCGCAAGGTGGTCTTCGTGGTGGACGGCGGCGTCGCCAAGGTGCGCGAGGTGGAGACCGGCCTCGCGAGCGACACCGAGCTCGAGATCGTGAAGGGGCTCGCCGAGGGCGAGAAGGTCGTCGAGGGTCCGTACCGCGTGCTCTCGCGCGAGCTCGCCGACGGCAAGCCCGTCACCGAGGAGGCGCCGGGCGGCAAGGGCGCGAAGGGCCGGAAGGGCTAG
- a CDS encoding ABC transporter ATP-binding protein — protein sequence MDDALILVEDLCRHYEVGGETVRALDGVSFAIRRGEWVAIVGQSGSGKSTLMNLLGCLDTPTSGSYRLNGANVQRLQDDQLADLRNEEIGFVFQTFQLLPRATALANVELPLVYRGVSRRERRARAEAALASVGLTNRMHHRPNELSGGQRQRVAIARALVGEPSILLADEPTGNLDSATGEEIIRLFDELNRRGHTIILVTHEPRLAARCPRAIRLTDGRIVGDGPGAEVAAIGAARVVHG from the coding sequence GTGGACGACGCGCTCATCCTCGTCGAGGACCTGTGCCGCCACTACGAGGTGGGCGGCGAGACCGTCCGCGCCCTCGACGGCGTCTCCTTCGCCATCCGGCGCGGCGAGTGGGTGGCCATCGTCGGCCAGTCGGGCTCGGGCAAGTCGACGCTCATGAACCTGCTCGGCTGCCTGGACACGCCCACCTCCGGCAGCTACCGCCTGAACGGCGCGAACGTGCAGCGCCTGCAGGACGACCAGCTCGCCGACCTGCGCAACGAGGAGATCGGCTTCGTCTTCCAGACGTTCCAGCTCCTCCCGCGCGCGACCGCCCTCGCCAACGTGGAGCTCCCCCTCGTCTACCGCGGCGTCTCCCGCCGCGAGCGGCGCGCGCGCGCCGAGGCGGCGCTCGCCTCGGTGGGGCTCACGAACCGCATGCACCACCGGCCGAACGAGCTCTCCGGCGGTCAGCGCCAGCGCGTCGCCATCGCGCGCGCGCTCGTCGGCGAGCCGTCCATCCTCCTCGCCGACGAGCCCACCGGCAACCTCGACTCCGCCACCGGCGAGGAGATCATCCGGCTCTTCGACGAGCTCAACCGGCGCGGCCACACCATCATCCTCGTCACGCACGAGCCGCGCCTCGCCGCGCGCTGCCCGCGCGCCATCCGGCTCACCGACGGGCGCATCGTGGGCGACGGCCCCGGCGCGGAGGTCGCCGCCATCGGCGCGGCGCGGGTGGTGCACGGATGA
- a CDS encoding ABC transporter permease: protein MRSFRRGLVRASSEIVEGVRIALGNLVGARLRSFLTTLGMVIGVMTVIAIVAIIQGLNASFESQISTLGAGTVYVSKFGWFVQGRDEWWEMRNRKDLGKRELEAIQREAVHASAVAPMAMTRGPVTRAEKEVSGVQIIGTNAQYLDTGAGSIAAGRFLGEVDVDLSRNAVVLGAEVLDRLFPASAPEAALGKKVMVNGIPFTVIGTVGRRGQLLGMNMDANVIVPYTTFLRDLGAKRSLNIAVAAAPEDLPALEDELVGVLRRVRQVPPDKKDDFALNRQEQFLKIYRQLTGALYGVAIGVGMITLVVGGIGIMNIMLVSVTERTREIGVRRALGARRRTILLQFLIESSIVAALGGAVGTALGLGVAQVVALVTPLAAAATSSAVVLGIGFSAGVGLLFGSWPAWRAARLDPVEALRYE, encoded by the coding sequence ATGAGGAGCTTCCGGCGCGGGCTCGTCCGGGCGAGCTCCGAGATCGTGGAGGGCGTGCGCATCGCCCTCGGGAACCTCGTCGGCGCGCGCCTGCGCAGCTTCCTCACCACGCTCGGCATGGTCATCGGCGTGATGACGGTCATCGCCATCGTCGCGATCATCCAGGGCCTGAACGCCTCGTTCGAGTCGCAGATCTCGACCCTCGGCGCGGGCACCGTGTACGTCTCGAAGTTCGGCTGGTTCGTGCAGGGGCGCGACGAGTGGTGGGAGATGCGCAACCGCAAGGACCTCGGCAAGCGCGAGCTCGAGGCCATCCAGCGCGAGGCGGTGCACGCCTCGGCCGTCGCCCCCATGGCCATGACGCGCGGGCCGGTCACCCGCGCCGAGAAGGAGGTCTCGGGCGTCCAGATCATCGGCACGAACGCCCAGTACCTCGACACCGGCGCGGGCTCCATCGCCGCCGGCCGCTTCCTCGGCGAGGTCGACGTGGACCTGTCGCGCAACGCGGTGGTGCTCGGCGCGGAGGTGCTCGACCGCCTCTTCCCGGCGAGCGCGCCGGAGGCCGCCCTCGGCAAGAAGGTGATGGTGAACGGGATCCCCTTCACCGTCATCGGCACGGTCGGGCGTCGCGGGCAGCTGCTCGGCATGAACATGGACGCGAACGTCATCGTCCCGTACACGACGTTCCTGCGGGACCTCGGCGCGAAGCGCTCCCTCAACATCGCGGTCGCCGCCGCCCCCGAGGACCTCCCCGCCCTCGAGGACGAGCTGGTCGGCGTCCTGCGCCGCGTCCGCCAGGTCCCGCCCGACAAGAAGGACGACTTCGCCCTCAACCGGCAGGAGCAGTTCCTCAAGATCTACCGGCAGCTCACCGGCGCGCTCTACGGCGTCGCGATCGGCGTCGGCATGATCACCCTCGTGGTCGGCGGCATCGGGATCATGAACATCATGCTGGTGTCGGTCACCGAGCGGACCCGCGAGATCGGCGTGCGGCGCGCGCTCGGCGCCCGGCGGCGCACCATCCTGCTCCAGTTCCTCATCGAGTCGTCCATCGTGGCGGCGCTCGGCGGGGCGGTGGGCACCGCGCTCGGCCTGGGGGTCGCGCAGGTGGTGGCGCTCGTCACGCCCCTCGCCGCCGCGGCGACGTCGTCGGCCGTGGTGCTCGGCATCGGCTTCTCCGCGGGGGTGGGGCTCCTCTTCGGCTCGTGGCCCGCCTGGCGGGCGGCGCGGCTCGACCCGGTGGAGGCGCTGCGCTACGAATGA
- a CDS encoding ABC transporter permease, with translation MTALLDTIAMALGTLRSNVLRSVLTLLGIVIGASTVVAMMSLTEGFRLKLTSDFAALGAGAFQVQKWPALQFGHNDRRKYERRPDLTREQGEALRDLPHVAYVSIEEWARRPETLSTREKATKNNISVCGGLPDYELANGVEIARGRFISHTDVQLGRRVIVVGADVQDILFPGQDPLGQEVRVRGVPFEVIGVAEREGSILGQSKDGWAVVPWTAYERALGKVRNNNIAVMATTPDDSAKALEEVVARLRRVRGLAPHEENDFEIFSNDTSAQLFDNLAQMVGAATFGVCALALLVGGIGVMNIMLVSVTERTREIGIRMALGARRRRILSQFLVESVTLSALGGLVGVLLGGGLAVAAREIWQVPASIPAWAVVVSLASAGGAGLLFGIYPAARASKLDPVEAMRTE, from the coding sequence ATGACCGCCCTCCTCGACACCATCGCGATGGCCCTGGGGACGCTCCGCTCGAACGTCCTGCGCTCCGTCCTCACCCTGCTCGGCATCGTCATCGGCGCGTCCACGGTGGTCGCCATGATGTCGCTCACCGAGGGCTTCCGGCTGAAGCTGACGAGCGACTTCGCCGCGCTCGGCGCGGGCGCGTTCCAGGTGCAGAAGTGGCCGGCCCTGCAGTTCGGTCACAACGACCGCCGCAAGTACGAGCGCCGCCCCGATCTCACCCGCGAGCAGGGCGAGGCGCTGCGCGACCTCCCGCACGTGGCCTACGTCTCCATCGAGGAGTGGGCGCGGCGGCCGGAGACGCTCTCCACCCGCGAGAAGGCGACGAAGAACAACATCAGCGTCTGCGGCGGGCTGCCGGACTACGAGCTCGCGAACGGCGTGGAGATCGCCCGGGGCCGGTTCATCAGCCACACCGACGTCCAGCTCGGCCGCCGCGTCATCGTGGTCGGCGCCGACGTGCAGGACATCCTCTTCCCCGGCCAGGATCCGCTCGGCCAGGAGGTCCGGGTCCGCGGCGTCCCCTTCGAGGTGATCGGGGTGGCCGAGCGCGAGGGCTCGATCCTCGGACAGTCGAAGGACGGCTGGGCGGTCGTCCCGTGGACCGCCTACGAGCGCGCGCTCGGGAAGGTGCGGAACAACAACATCGCCGTCATGGCGACCACCCCCGACGACTCGGCGAAGGCGCTCGAGGAGGTGGTGGCGCGGCTCCGCCGCGTCCGCGGGCTCGCGCCGCACGAGGAGAACGACTTCGAGATCTTCTCGAACGACACCTCCGCCCAGCTCTTCGACAACCTCGCCCAGATGGTCGGCGCGGCGACGTTCGGGGTGTGCGCGCTGGCCCTCCTCGTCGGCGGCATCGGGGTCATGAACATCATGCTCGTCTCGGTGACCGAGCGGACCCGCGAGATCGGCATCCGCATGGCGCTCGGGGCGCGCCGCCGGCGCATCCTCTCCCAGTTCCTGGTCGAGTCCGTCACCCTCTCCGCCCTGGGCGGGCTCGTGGGCGTGCTCCTCGGCGGCGGCCTGGCGGTGGCGGCGCGGGAGATCTGGCAAGTTCCCGCGAGCATCCCGGCCTGGGCGGTGGTAGTCTCCCTCGCCTCCGCGGGCGGGGCGGGCCTCCTGTTCGGCATCTACCCCGCCGCGCGGGCGTCGAAGCTCGACCCCGTCGAGGCGATGCGGACCGAATAG
- the lepB gene encoding signal peptidase I, with protein sequence MDRSKLVKEVRGWTLTILAVLAFRTFLYEAVYIPSGSMIPTLQIGDYVIVEKWAYGARLPFTETAQALWSSPERGDIVVLLAPPGNPRDDDLIKRVVAVGGDTVEIRDGHLVLNGEPVPRERVPGRCVYTNKIEGGPWREEPCVDFVETLGDHRYHTHCTPYLPCDDVAAQKVPAGTVWLAGDHRDHSADSRVFGPVPVGRIKGRAWLALVSWGPGGPRWDRLFHFVNH encoded by the coding sequence GTGGACCGGTCGAAGCTCGTGAAAGAGGTGCGGGGCTGGACCCTCACCATCCTCGCCGTCCTCGCCTTCCGGACGTTCCTGTACGAGGCCGTGTACATCCCGTCGGGCTCGATGATCCCGACGCTGCAGATCGGCGACTACGTCATCGTCGAGAAGTGGGCGTACGGCGCGCGCCTGCCGTTCACCGAGACCGCGCAGGCGCTCTGGAGCAGCCCGGAGCGGGGCGACATCGTGGTGCTGCTCGCGCCGCCGGGGAACCCGCGCGACGACGATCTCATCAAGCGCGTCGTGGCGGTGGGCGGCGACACCGTGGAGATCCGCGACGGGCACCTCGTCCTGAACGGCGAGCCGGTGCCGCGCGAGCGCGTCCCCGGCCGCTGCGTGTACACGAACAAGATCGAGGGCGGGCCCTGGCGCGAGGAGCCGTGCGTCGACTTCGTCGAGACGCTCGGCGATCACCGCTACCACACCCACTGCACGCCCTACCTGCCCTGCGACGACGTGGCCGCGCAGAAGGTGCCGGCCGGCACGGTGTGGCTCGCGGGCGATCACCGCGATCACTCCGCGGACAGCCGCGTGTTCGGCCCGGTGCCCGTCGGCCGCATCAAGGGCCGCGCCTGGCTCGCGCTCGTGTCGTGGGGTCCCGGCGGCCCGCGCTGGGACCGGCTCTTTCATTTCGTGAATCACTAG
- a CDS encoding carboxymuconolactone decarboxylase family protein: MADVKRIHDEVKELFGLVPTWVKEMPESAVTGFWTMMRDFQLAETRIPNKYKELIGLAVAGATRCRYCALFHTEAARMFGATDDELAEASMMGAATMAGSTFLNAQQTDYDTFSRELHEMLEYVRAHKPAATASTTQQQPPMQH, encoded by the coding sequence ATGGCCGACGTGAAGCGGATTCACGACGAGGTGAAGGAGCTGTTCGGGCTCGTGCCGACGTGGGTGAAGGAGATGCCCGAGTCGGCGGTGACCGGGTTCTGGACGATGATGCGCGACTTCCAGCTCGCGGAGACGCGCATCCCGAACAAGTACAAGGAGCTCATCGGCCTGGCGGTGGCCGGGGCGACGCGCTGCCGCTACTGCGCGCTGTTCCACACCGAGGCGGCGCGAATGTTCGGCGCCACGGACGACGAGCTCGCCGAGGCGAGCATGATGGGCGCGGCGACCATGGCGGGCAGCACGTTCCTGAACGCGCAGCAGACCGACTACGACACGTTCAGCCGCGAGCTGCACGAGATGCTCGAGTACGTCCGCGCGCACAAGCCCGCCGCGACGGCGAGCACCACGCAGCAGCAGCCGCCGATGCAGCACTGA
- a CDS encoding ATP-dependent DNA ligase: MQLAELVQTSDVVARTAGRLEKIARLADALRGLAPEERLAGASWLAGELRQGRIGLGPAAVRAALEATAPADAPALAVREVDASLDRLAAARGAGSGRERAALLAALLARASADERDFLARLVLGELRQGALEGVLVEAVARAAAVPAGEVRRAVMMAGALPPVAEAALAEGAAGLSRFRLRLLEPVQPMLAQPAAGVDEALAALGEAALEWKLDGARVQVHKDGGEVRVFSRALRDVTPAVPEVVEAVRRLPASSLVLDGEAIALRGDGAPEPFQVTMRRFGRKLDVAGLREGVPLSVLFFDALHTAGEDLIARPASERHLALAAAVPDALRVPRLVTSDGAAAAAFLEGALARGHEGLLAKSLTAPYEAGRRGASWLKVKRAHTLDLVVLAAEWGSGRREGFLSNLHLGARDPEGGGFVMLGKTFKGMTDAMLAWQTERFRALALGSTDGYVVHLRPELVVEVAFDGLQESSRYPGGLALRFARVKRYREDKRPEEADTIATVRALHARQVAAERGT; the protein is encoded by the coding sequence GTGCAGCTCGCCGAGCTCGTCCAGACCTCCGACGTCGTCGCGCGCACCGCCGGGCGGCTGGAGAAGATCGCGCGGCTCGCCGACGCCTTGCGGGGGCTCGCGCCCGAGGAGCGGCTCGCCGGGGCGAGCTGGCTCGCCGGCGAGCTGCGCCAGGGCAGGATCGGCCTCGGGCCCGCCGCGGTGCGGGCGGCGCTGGAGGCGACCGCCCCGGCGGACGCGCCCGCGCTCGCGGTGCGCGAGGTGGACGCCTCGCTCGACCGCCTCGCCGCGGCGCGTGGCGCGGGCTCCGGACGCGAGCGGGCGGCGCTGCTCGCGGCGCTGCTCGCCCGCGCCTCGGCGGACGAGCGCGACTTCCTCGCGCGGCTCGTGCTCGGGGAGCTCCGCCAGGGCGCCCTCGAGGGCGTGCTCGTCGAGGCGGTGGCGCGCGCGGCGGCCGTCCCGGCGGGGGAGGTTCGCCGCGCCGTGATGATGGCCGGCGCGCTCCCCCCGGTGGCGGAGGCGGCGCTCGCCGAGGGCGCGGCGGGCCTCTCCCGCTTCCGGCTGCGGCTGCTGGAGCCGGTGCAGCCGATGCTCGCGCAGCCGGCGGCCGGCGTGGACGAGGCGCTCGCCGCGCTCGGCGAGGCCGCGCTGGAGTGGAAGCTCGACGGCGCCCGCGTTCAGGTCCACAAGGACGGCGGCGAGGTGCGGGTGTTCTCGCGCGCGCTCCGGGACGTGACGCCGGCCGTCCCGGAGGTGGTCGAGGCCGTCCGGCGCCTGCCCGCGTCCTCGCTGGTGCTGGACGGAGAGGCCATCGCGCTGCGCGGGGACGGCGCTCCCGAGCCGTTCCAGGTGACGATGCGCCGCTTCGGCCGCAAGCTCGACGTGGCGGGCCTGCGCGAGGGGGTGCCGCTCTCGGTGCTGTTCTTCGACGCGCTCCACACGGCCGGGGAGGATCTCATCGCGCGGCCCGCCTCCGAGCGCCACCTCGCGCTCGCCGCCGCGGTCCCCGACGCGCTCCGCGTGCCCCGGCTCGTCACCTCCGACGGCGCCGCCGCGGCGGCCTTCCTCGAGGGCGCGCTCGCGCGCGGCCACGAGGGGCTCCTCGCGAAGTCGCTCACGGCGCCCTACGAGGCGGGCCGGCGCGGGGCGAGCTGGCTCAAGGTGAAGCGCGCGCACACCCTGGACCTCGTGGTGCTCGCCGCGGAGTGGGGGAGCGGCCGCCGCGAGGGGTTCCTGTCGAACCTGCACCTCGGCGCCCGCGATCCGGAGGGGGGCGGGTTCGTCATGCTCGGCAAGACGTTCAAGGGCATGACCGACGCGATGCTCGCCTGGCAGACCGAGCGCTTCCGCGCGCTCGCGCTCGGCTCGACCGACGGCTACGTCGTGCACCTCCGGCCGGAGCTCGTGGTGGAGGTCGCCTTCGACGGCCTCCAGGAGAGCTCGCGCTATCCAGGCGGCCTCGCGCTGCGGTTCGCGCGGGTGAAGCGTTACCGCGAGGACAAGCGGCCGGAGGAGGCGGACACCATCGCGACGGTGCGGGCGCTGCACGCTCGTCAGGTGGCGGCGGAGCGCGGGACGTGA
- a CDS encoding Sir2 family NAD-dependent protein deacetylase, whose translation MRDTHAAAAAALRSAGALVVTAGAGMGVDSGLPDFRGDQGFWKAYPPYERLGLSFVDAANPVHFERDAAFGWGFYGHRARLYRETTPHAGFALLLRWSQRLGLPCFVVTSNVDGQFQKAGFAEEQVLEVHGSIHHLQCTEPCCGTIWRNGEDVPVDEASMRARRIPRCIRCHGVARPNILMFGDGAWLSSRTEAQALRFEEWLAERGEERLVILELGAGTAVPTIRWHSERLGARPGATLVRVNPREPDVRPPHLSIPSGALEALEGIDASLDSAPPLTRGRDARDERP comes from the coding sequence ATGCGCGACACGCACGCCGCGGCCGCCGCCGCGCTCCGCTCCGCCGGCGCCCTCGTCGTCACCGCTGGCGCGGGGATGGGCGTGGACTCCGGGCTCCCCGACTTCCGCGGCGACCAGGGCTTCTGGAAGGCGTATCCGCCCTACGAGCGGCTGGGCCTCTCCTTCGTGGACGCCGCGAACCCGGTCCACTTCGAGCGGGATGCGGCGTTCGGCTGGGGCTTCTACGGGCACCGCGCGCGCCTCTACCGCGAGACGACGCCGCACGCAGGCTTCGCGCTCCTGCTGCGCTGGTCCCAGCGGCTCGGCCTCCCCTGCTTCGTCGTCACCTCGAACGTGGACGGTCAGTTCCAGAAGGCCGGGTTCGCGGAGGAGCAGGTCCTGGAGGTCCACGGCTCCATCCACCACCTCCAGTGCACCGAGCCGTGCTGCGGCACGATCTGGAGGAACGGCGAGGACGTCCCGGTGGACGAGGCGAGCATGCGCGCGCGGCGGATCCCGCGCTGCATCCGCTGCCACGGCGTGGCCCGGCCGAACATCCTCATGTTCGGCGACGGCGCGTGGCTGTCCTCGCGCACCGAGGCGCAGGCGCTGCGCTTCGAGGAGTGGCTCGCCGAGCGCGGCGAGGAGCGGCTCGTGATCCTGGAGCTGGGCGCCGGCACCGCCGTCCCGACGATCCGCTGGCACTCCGAGCGGCTCGGGGCCCGTCCCGGCGCGACGCTCGTGCGCGTGAACCCCCGCGAGCCCGACGTCCGCCCGCCGCACCTGTCCATCCCGAGCGGCGCGCTGGAGGCGCTGGAGGGGATCGACGCGTCCCTCGACTCCGCGCCCCCGCTCACGCGGGGGCGCGACGCGCGGGATGAACGGCCGTGA
- a CDS encoding SaoD/DsrE family protein, translated as MNVAYVFSTPNASFVLEKMIVPQLEEGRHGADVVGMFFFVDNNYLLVRGNPTGERLAAIARRSGMLLMGCDQCCYQRAIADRLIEGIPIGCFPDLYAALAGAKVDQVITL; from the coding sequence ATGAACGTCGCCTACGTGTTCTCCACCCCGAACGCCTCCTTCGTCCTCGAGAAGATGATCGTCCCGCAGCTCGAGGAGGGCCGGCACGGCGCGGACGTGGTGGGGATGTTCTTCTTCGTGGACAACAACTACCTGCTCGTCCGCGGAAACCCCACCGGCGAGCGGCTCGCGGCCATCGCGCGCAGGAGCGGCATGCTGCTCATGGGCTGCGACCAGTGCTGCTACCAGCGCGCCATCGCCGACAGGCTCATCGAAGGGATCCCCATCGGCTGCTTCCCGGATCTCTACGCCGCGCTCGCGGGGGCGAAGGTGGATCAGGTCATCACGCTGTAG
- a CDS encoding iron-sulfur cluster assembly scaffold protein → MARPPSLGHHTVPMPTVADCLSDPAHAGPLDGATRVGRAAAGDRLVALGLWTEGDRIVRARFRATSCASLIAYAEVACAALEAGLPPAALDAQRLRASLAGVHPGHLVRADLVAAALRAATLEPEEPG, encoded by the coding sequence GTGGCGAGACCGCCTTCGCTCGGGCATCACACCGTGCCGATGCCGACCGTCGCCGACTGCCTCTCCGACCCCGCGCACGCCGGCCCGCTCGACGGCGCGACCCGCGTCGGCCGCGCGGCGGCCGGCGATCGCCTGGTGGCGCTGGGGCTCTGGACCGAGGGGGACCGGATCGTCCGCGCCCGCTTTCGCGCGACGAGCTGCGCCTCGCTCATCGCCTACGCAGAGGTGGCCTGCGCCGCGCTCGAGGCGGGGCTGCCGCCCGCGGCGCTCGACGCGCAGCGCCTGCGGGCCTCGCTCGCGGGCGTCCACCCCGGTCACCTCGTCCGCGCGGACCTCGTCGCCGCGGCGCTCCGCGCCGCCACGCTCGAACCGGAGGAGCCCGGATGA
- a CDS encoding hydrogenase maturation protease, translated as MEVLVLCLGNALRRDDAVALHVADALDRNPVAGIVVRRSAAAGLYLLDDMEGFDRVVVVDAVRTAAHAPGTVLAFPLDALHAPEGPSPHAIGLPSALARAAAAGAPVPSRIEVVAVEALELDEVGEGLTPAVAAAIPAAVAAVRRAAAALAAP; from the coding sequence TTGGAGGTCCTCGTCCTCTGCCTCGGGAACGCGCTGCGCCGCGACGACGCGGTGGCGCTCCACGTCGCGGACGCCCTCGACCGGAACCCCGTGGCCGGGATCGTCGTCCGGCGCAGCGCCGCCGCGGGCCTCTACCTGCTCGACGACATGGAGGGCTTCGACCGGGTCGTGGTGGTGGACGCGGTGCGGACCGCCGCGCATGCGCCCGGGACGGTCCTCGCCTTCCCGCTCGACGCGCTCCACGCGCCCGAGGGGCCGTCGCCCCACGCCATCGGCCTGCCCTCGGCGCTCGCCCGCGCCGCGGCCGCCGGCGCGCCCGTCCCGTCGCGCATCGAGGTGGTGGCCGTCGAGGCGCTGGAGCTCGACGAGGTGGGCGAGGGGCTCACGCCCGCGGTCGCCGCGGCGATCCCCGCTGCCGTCGCCGCCGTGCGGCGGGCGGCGGCGGCGCTCGCCGCACCGTGA